One Gloeobacter morelensis MG652769 DNA window includes the following coding sequences:
- a CDS encoding ABC transporter ATP-binding protein: protein MKPVPETTPPLIALRDLKVHFPLGSVGTLGRLLGRTPTRVVKAIDGVTLAIQPGETLGLVGESGCGKSTLGRAILQLVRSTAGRICFRGTDLTSLNARQLQQTRRHLQMIFQDPYASLNPRMTVGDIIAEPIEIFEPLRGEALQQRVQDLMRTVGLNPAFVKRYPHEFSGGQRQRIGIARALAVGPEFIVADEPIAALDVSIQAQILNLLSQLRRDFGLTTLFISHDLRAVRHISDRVAVMYLGKLVEVADSREIYRRPLHPYTQALISAVPVPDPAVEKTRQRIVLVGDVPSPIDPPTGCRFHTRCPYAQERCRAEEPPLVDTGGGHQAACFLLEEFPLAA from the coding sequence GTGAAACCCGTGCCTGAAACCACCCCACCGCTCATTGCCCTGCGCGATTTGAAAGTCCACTTTCCCCTGGGCTCGGTGGGCACCCTGGGGCGACTGTTGGGCCGCACCCCAACCCGGGTGGTCAAGGCGATCGACGGCGTCACGCTCGCTATCCAGCCGGGGGAGACTCTGGGCCTGGTGGGCGAATCGGGGTGCGGCAAATCAACTTTGGGCCGGGCCATTCTACAACTGGTGCGCTCCACGGCGGGCCGGATTTGCTTTAGGGGCACCGATCTGACCAGCTTGAACGCCCGCCAGTTGCAGCAGACGCGCCGCCATCTGCAGATGATCTTTCAGGATCCTTACGCCTCGCTCAACCCGCGCATGACCGTGGGGGACATCATCGCCGAACCTATCGAAATTTTCGAACCTCTGCGCGGCGAAGCGCTCCAGCAGCGGGTGCAGGATCTGATGCGCACCGTCGGACTCAATCCGGCCTTTGTCAAGCGCTATCCCCACGAATTTTCGGGCGGCCAGCGCCAGCGCATCGGCATCGCCCGTGCCCTGGCGGTGGGACCGGAATTTATCGTGGCGGACGAACCCATCGCCGCCCTGGACGTCTCCATCCAGGCCCAAATTCTCAATTTGCTCAGCCAGTTGCGCCGCGACTTTGGCCTGACGACCCTGTTTATTTCCCACGACCTGCGGGCGGTGCGCCACATCAGCGACCGGGTGGCGGTGATGTACCTGGGCAAGCTGGTGGAGGTGGCCGATAGCCGCGAAATCTACCGCCGCCCTTTGCACCCCTACACCCAGGCGCTCATCTCGGCTGTTCCCGTCCCCGACCCTGCCGTCGAGAAAACCCGCCAGCGCATCGTGCTGGTGGGCGACGTACCGAGCCCCATCGATCCGCCCACCGGTTGCCGCTTCCATACCCGCTGCCCCTACGCCCAGGAGCGCTGCCGCGCCGAGGAACCGCCCCTCGTCGATACGGGCGGTGGCCATCAGGCCGCCTGCTTTCTGCTGGAAGAGTTCCCCTTGGCTGCGTAG
- a CDS encoding FG-GAP repeat domain-containing protein, producing MAARELPLAGTLQVQSALAVAAADFDGDGDLDLAALSRVGDGGRPNRVSLVINQSGGQFSPGGSFEVGTGDAGALVVGDFDSNGDPDLAATNQADGTVSVLLGRRGSRFSAPVGFAAGEQPVGLAVGDFNGDGRQDLVAANQISPAGTVSVLPGSGGGNFGAPVAFETGDASRSVAAGDVDGDGDLDLAVGNVGGDYYAPDSVTLLKNNGDGGFGDPATLSGSYLDPTALQFGDIDGDGDLDLVVLNSQLEVYGFGYGSVGAQTLRNDGTGDFTAIESFNLGTSPEAGGLALDDLDGDGDLDLAAFNSLDGAMALRRNDGSGQFGELARFASGNGNGIVLADIDRDGDSDVVTGGSDTLRLLSNNGQGDLQAAPIFGFNAETFRDVRSGELALGDLDGDGDLDVLFGYPYYSGAISLNRGDGTFVGGPSGPTVYRITSLALGDIDGDGDLDLAAGSSYYENVSLSKNNGNATFADAGVLNTPSTPRAIAPADLDGDGDLDLAVSGDNYSTDFFTAVALNNGNGSFADAATVSGMALNFLQAGDLDGDGDLDLVGVNGTKVISLLNAGDGTFPTSREADAGGESGQFTLLDFDGDGDLDLALPQGDSRSIALLRNRNGRLTLSRRVPLSIEPTAAVAADFDSDGDLDLAAVGGDLAVAIPNLGRGRFGAEERFVGGNGIRQILTGDLDGDADVDLAVDNRFAFGFGVLKNSSDGMRALQSR from the coding sequence GTGGCGGCCCGCGAGCTGCCGCTTGCCGGGACGCTTCAGGTACAGAGCGCCCTGGCGGTGGCGGCGGCGGATTTCGACGGCGACGGCGATCTGGATCTGGCAGCCCTCAGCCGCGTGGGAGACGGAGGACGCCCCAATCGGGTTTCGCTGGTAATCAACCAGTCCGGTGGTCAATTCTCGCCCGGTGGCAGTTTCGAAGTCGGAACCGGCGATGCGGGCGCTCTGGTGGTGGGCGATTTCGACAGCAACGGCGATCCGGATCTGGCGGCCACCAACCAGGCCGACGGCACGGTGTCTGTTCTGCTGGGCCGACGCGGGTCGCGCTTTAGCGCTCCCGTCGGTTTTGCTGCCGGAGAGCAGCCTGTGGGACTGGCCGTCGGCGACTTTAACGGCGACGGCCGCCAGGATCTGGTAGCTGCCAATCAAATCTCACCGGCAGGAACCGTCTCGGTGCTCCCGGGTAGCGGTGGCGGGAATTTTGGTGCCCCGGTTGCCTTTGAAACGGGTGATGCCTCCCGCTCGGTGGCTGCCGGGGACGTGGATGGCGACGGCGATCTGGATCTGGCGGTGGGCAATGTCGGGGGCGATTACTATGCTCCCGATAGCGTCACACTGTTGAAAAACAACGGCGACGGTGGTTTCGGCGACCCTGCTACCCTATCTGGATCCTATCTGGACCCTACCGCTCTGCAGTTTGGGGACATCGACGGCGACGGCGACCTGGATCTGGTCGTGCTCAACTCGCAGCTAGAGGTCTACGGCTTCGGCTACGGCAGCGTCGGGGCACAAACGCTTCGCAATGACGGCACCGGCGACTTCACTGCCATAGAGAGCTTCAACTTGGGCACCAGTCCCGAGGCTGGCGGTTTGGCCCTGGACGATCTCGACGGCGATGGCGATCTGGACTTGGCAGCCTTCAACAGCCTCGACGGAGCGATGGCCCTGCGCCGCAACGATGGCAGCGGGCAATTCGGCGAACTGGCACGCTTTGCGTCGGGCAACGGCAATGGGATCGTGTTGGCAGATATCGATCGAGACGGTGACAGCGATGTGGTGACCGGTGGCAGCGACACTCTCAGGCTATTGTCAAACAACGGACAGGGTGATCTGCAGGCAGCACCCATCTTCGGCTTCAACGCCGAGACTTTCAGAGACGTGCGCTCTGGAGAGCTGGCGTTGGGCGATCTCGACGGGGATGGGGATCTCGACGTGCTTTTTGGTTATCCGTACTACTCAGGGGCGATTTCCCTCAACCGCGGCGACGGTACTTTCGTGGGCGGACCCTCTGGGCCAACTGTATATCGAATAACAAGTCTTGCTTTGGGAGACATCGATGGGGACGGCGATCTGGATCTAGCAGCCGGTAGCAGCTACTACGAGAACGTGAGTCTGAGCAAAAATAACGGCAACGCCACTTTTGCGGATGCCGGCGTTCTGAACACCCCCAGCACTCCGCGCGCTATTGCGCCTGCGGATCTCGATGGCGATGGCGATCTGGATCTGGCCGTATCCGGCGACAACTACTCAACGGATTTCTTTACCGCCGTGGCCCTCAACAACGGCAACGGCAGTTTCGCAGACGCTGCCACGGTGAGCGGGATGGCCCTGAATTTCTTGCAAGCCGGGGATCTCGATGGGGACGGCGATCTCGATCTTGTCGGGGTGAACGGCACGAAAGTGATCTCGCTGCTCAACGCAGGTGACGGTACTTTCCCCACCAGCCGGGAAGCCGATGCCGGGGGAGAGTCGGGCCAGTTTACATTGCTTGACTTCGACGGCGACGGCGACCTCGATCTGGCGTTACCTCAAGGGGACTCCCGGTCGATTGCCCTGCTGCGCAACCGCAACGGCCGCCTGACTCTATCCCGGCGGGTACCGCTCTCCATTGAACCGACGGCGGCGGTGGCGGCGGATTTTGATAGCGACGGCGATCTCGATCTGGCGGCGGTAGGCGGCGATCTCGCCGTCGCGATTCCTAACCTCGGTCGGGGCCGCTTCGGAGCGGAAGAAAGGTTTGTCGGCGGCAACGGCATCCGGCAGATCTTGACGGGTGACCTCGACGGCGACGCGGATGTGGACCTGGCGGTGGACAACCGGTTCGCCTTCGGCTTTGGGGTGCTTAAAAACAGTTCCGACGGGATGCGCGCTTTGCAGAGTCGCTGA
- a CDS encoding ABC transporter permease codes for MQTPVEPTSTALAPESFELVRGTSLWQDARRRLVKNKLAVASAVVFSVILLAVLVGPAIIANTWGYTYDMTNSEAVYQPPSAAHWFGTDQLGRDILVRSLIGGQISLLVAVVASTVSLLIGVTYGAISGYLGGKVDEAMMRFVDILYSLPDIFLIIVLLAFFSKDLVVLFAMLGAISWLTMARIVRGQVLSIKNREFVEAARAIGVSTPKIIFRHIVPNTLGPVIVYTTLTIPSVMLTEAFLSFLGLGVQPPLSSWGTLVQEGVGAISVYPWHLIFPGLMMTVTLFSLNFLGDGLRDALDPQSRAD; via the coding sequence ATGCAAACTCCGGTAGAACCCACCTCCACCGCCCTCGCTCCCGAATCCTTCGAACTGGTTCGGGGCACCAGCCTCTGGCAGGACGCTCGGCGGCGGCTGGTCAAAAACAAACTGGCTGTAGCCAGTGCCGTCGTTTTTTCGGTAATTTTGCTCGCCGTTCTGGTCGGCCCGGCGATAATCGCCAACACCTGGGGCTACACCTACGACATGACCAATTCCGAGGCCGTCTACCAGCCGCCCAGCGCGGCCCACTGGTTCGGCACCGACCAGCTGGGCCGCGACATTCTGGTCCGCTCGCTCATCGGCGGCCAGATTTCGCTGTTGGTGGCGGTGGTAGCCTCGACGGTCAGTTTGTTGATTGGCGTCACCTACGGCGCCATCTCGGGCTACCTCGGCGGCAAGGTGGACGAGGCGATGATGCGCTTTGTCGATATTCTTTACTCGCTGCCGGACATTTTTCTGATCATCGTGCTGCTCGCTTTTTTCAGCAAAGACCTGGTGGTGCTCTTTGCGATGCTCGGGGCAATTTCCTGGCTCACCATGGCCCGGATCGTCCGCGGCCAGGTGCTCTCCATCAAAAACCGCGAATTTGTCGAAGCGGCCCGCGCCATCGGGGTGAGCACCCCCAAAATCATCTTCCGGCACATCGTGCCCAACACCCTGGGGCCGGTGATTGTCTACACGACGTTGACCATTCCGAGCGTCATGCTCACCGAGGCGTTCTTGAGCTTTCTGGGCCTCGGGGTGCAGCCGCCGCTGTCCAGTTGGGGAACGCTGGTGCAGGAGGGGGTGGGGGCGATTTCGGTCTACCCGTGGCACCTCATCTTTCCGGGGTTGATGATGACGGTGACGCTCTTTAGCCTCAATTTTTTGGGCGACGGCTTGCGCGACGCCCTTGACCCCCAATCGCGGGCCGACTGA
- a CDS encoding ABC transporter ATP-binding protein, translating to MGTPLLCVRNLQTSFFTREGEVRSVDDVSFDLEAGQTLGIVGESGSGKSVTSLSIMRLIPTPPGRIKGGQVLFGGQDLLKLSDRQMRAIRGKRIAMIFQDPMSSLNPFLRIARQLTEISELHLGLDRRAARRRAIEMLELVGIPDASRRIDDYPHQFSGGMRQRVMIAMALSCDPQLLIADEPTTALDVTIQAQILELIKDLRERLGTAVILITHDLGVVAGMADRVAVMYAGKIVESAPTDSLFARPAHPYTQGLLRSMPDPLQEVAELYQIPGLPPDMTRLPPGCAFAPRCPHAAEPCSQPPETVAVGAAHHSACWLNVRSETRA from the coding sequence ATGGGTACACCGCTGCTTTGTGTACGCAACCTGCAGACCTCGTTTTTTACCCGCGAGGGCGAGGTGAGGTCGGTCGACGACGTCTCTTTTGATCTCGAAGCCGGCCAGACGCTGGGGATCGTGGGCGAATCGGGCAGCGGCAAATCGGTGACCAGCCTGTCGATCATGCGCCTCATTCCGACGCCGCCTGGGCGCATCAAGGGCGGTCAGGTGCTCTTTGGCGGCCAGGATCTACTCAAACTCAGCGACCGGCAGATGCGCGCCATCCGCGGTAAGCGCATCGCAATGATCTTTCAAGATCCGATGAGTTCGCTGAATCCGTTTTTGCGCATCGCCCGTCAACTCACCGAAATTTCCGAGCTGCACCTGGGGCTCGACCGGCGCGCCGCCCGCAGGCGGGCCATCGAAATGCTCGAACTGGTGGGTATCCCCGACGCCTCCCGACGCATCGACGACTATCCCCACCAGTTTTCCGGCGGCATGCGCCAGCGGGTGATGATCGCCATGGCCCTTTCGTGCGACCCGCAGTTGTTGATTGCCGACGAACCGACCACCGCCCTCGATGTCACCATCCAGGCGCAGATTCTGGAACTGATCAAAGACCTGCGCGAGCGCCTCGGGACCGCCGTGATCTTGATTACCCACGATCTGGGGGTAGTGGCGGGTATGGCCGACCGGGTGGCGGTGATGTACGCGGGCAAAATCGTCGAATCCGCCCCAACGGACAGCCTTTTTGCTCGGCCCGCCCATCCTTACACCCAGGGGCTTTTGCGCTCGATGCCGGATCCTCTGCAGGAGGTGGCCGAGTTGTACCAGATTCCCGGCTTGCCTCCCGATATGACCCGTCTGCCGCCGGGGTGCGCCTTTGCCCCCCGCTGTCCCCACGCCGCCGAGCCGTGCAGCCAACCGCCTGAAACCGTGGCGGTGGGAGCGGCCCACCACTCCGCCTGCTGGCTCAACGTTCGGAGTGAAACCCGTGCCTGA
- a CDS encoding protoglobin domain-containing protein — protein sequence MSDLTQGSTAFRSHDDLGEARRTVPGYRLGDPALPPSPVTLEELELLKKTLLLTEEDVRYLRMAGAVMQPQIEAILDVWYGFVGAHPHLIRYFSNKADGTPNADYLARVRARFGQWIVDTTNADYDQAWLDYQHEIGLRHTRAAKNRTDDAPSVDQVNFRYLIAFIVPISATVEPFLAQGQHSPDDVRKMHAAWTKSVVLQTILWSYPYVRDGEF from the coding sequence ATGTCAGACCTCACCCAAGGTTCAACGGCTTTTCGGTCGCATGACGATTTAGGCGAGGCCCGGCGGACGGTTCCAGGCTACCGGCTTGGCGATCCCGCCCTACCGCCCTCGCCGGTGACGCTCGAAGAGTTGGAACTCTTGAAGAAGACCTTGCTCTTGACGGAAGAGGACGTCCGCTACCTGCGCATGGCCGGCGCCGTCATGCAGCCGCAGATCGAGGCCATTCTGGACGTCTGGTACGGCTTCGTGGGCGCCCACCCTCACCTCATCCGCTACTTCTCCAACAAGGCCGACGGCACGCCGAACGCGGACTATCTCGCGCGGGTGCGCGCACGCTTCGGCCAGTGGATCGTCGACACGACGAACGCCGATTATGACCAGGCGTGGCTCGACTACCAGCATGAGATCGGGCTGCGCCACACTCGGGCGGCAAAGAACCGAACCGACGACGCACCCTCGGTCGACCAGGTCAATTTCCGCTATCTGATCGCCTTCATCGTGCCGATCTCCGCCACGGTCGAGCCTTTTCTAGCCCAGGGGCAGCATTCGCCCGATGACGTCAGGAAGATGCATGCGGCCTGGACCAAGTCCGTCGTTCTTCAGACCATCCTCTGGAGCTATCCCTACGTACGGGATGGGGAATTCTGA
- a CDS encoding helix-turn-helix domain-containing protein produces MLEKRPEITVLPALRIRQSHMAPVHRCDWSGISAELLTTSDLRSYDFVFDGQALYLCFGLSGRRKDSIVCVDGERPTRFTEIANHFHVVPAGARFEGYSVPASPQRFVQVYLDTRAGNLHPEIDLSEIAPRLAAVDATLLASARKFEAALLRSDPLDRLYGETLGCALAIELLRWQRGNAVSVQSARGGLSAHNLRRITDYVEEHLSEELGLVQLAELVGLTPWHFCRAFKRSTGLPPHRFLIQARVERAKRLLSADRSISVTEVALEAGFGGSTQLARAFRTTVGLSPREYRAKLS; encoded by the coding sequence GTGCTCGAGAAGCGACCGGAGATTACTGTGCTTCCGGCCCTACGGATCCGTCAGAGCCACATGGCGCCCGTCCACCGCTGCGATTGGTCCGGCATCTCCGCCGAGCTGCTAACGACGTCGGACCTGCGATCCTACGACTTCGTCTTCGACGGGCAGGCGCTTTATTTGTGCTTCGGCTTGAGCGGTCGGCGTAAGGACAGCATCGTTTGCGTGGACGGGGAGCGCCCGACCCGCTTCACTGAGATCGCTAACCACTTTCATGTTGTGCCGGCTGGGGCCCGCTTCGAAGGCTATTCCGTGCCGGCCAGTCCCCAGCGATTTGTCCAGGTCTATCTGGACACCCGAGCCGGCAACCTCCATCCCGAGATCGATCTAAGCGAGATTGCTCCCCGCCTTGCGGCGGTCGACGCTACGCTCCTTGCGAGCGCCCGCAAGTTCGAGGCAGCACTTTTGAGATCGGATCCGCTCGACCGCCTCTACGGGGAGACGCTCGGCTGCGCGCTGGCGATCGAGCTCCTCCGCTGGCAGCGGGGCAATGCCGTTTCTGTGCAGTCGGCACGCGGTGGCTTGAGCGCGCATAACCTGCGGCGGATCACCGATTACGTCGAGGAGCATCTTTCTGAAGAGCTCGGGCTCGTGCAGCTCGCTGAGCTTGTCGGCCTGACCCCCTGGCATTTTTGCAGGGCTTTCAAGCGCAGCACCGGGCTGCCGCCCCATCGCTTTCTCATTCAGGCGCGCGTCGAGCGCGCGAAGCGCCTGCTCTCGGCGGACCGGTCGATCAGCGTGACCGAGGTTGCGCTCGAAGCCGGCTTTGGCGGTTCGACGCAGCTCGCGCGCGCCTTTCGGACGACGGTGGGTCTCAGCCCGCGTGAGTACAGAGCCAAGCTGAGTTGA
- a CDS encoding Uma2 family endonuclease has product MPQNEWIRYEVIDGELFVTRAPHRRHQPICMRIAEQLNRWFDAAGLGESIVIAVSTPVVTGDSDACYLPPALEALLQRPTRRRLIACRPPQRRSQNRRPKSASRSRLRTRSSAKNRPLWVQPETNSYLLWFLGTLPTSVPGTMTLSWV; this is encoded by the coding sequence ATGCCCCAGAACGAATGGATTCGCTACGAGGTCATCGACGGAGAACTGTTCGTGACCCGAGCACCGCACCGCAGGCACCAGCCAATCTGTATGCGCATCGCCGAGCAACTCAATCGCTGGTTTGACGCTGCCGGTTTGGGAGAGTCGATTGTCATCGCCGTTTCGACGCCTGTCGTGACCGGCGACAGTGATGCCTGCTATCTGCCGCCGGCCCTCGAAGCGCTCCTACAACGACCGACGCGCCGCCGGTTGATCGCCTGTCGTCCACCGCAAAGACGGTCGCAAAATCGGCGGCCCAAGAGCGCCTCACGATCGCGTCTTAGAACACGGAGCTCAGCGAAAAATCGACCGTTGTGGGTACAGCCGGAAACGAACTCGTACTTGCTCTGGTTCCTGGGCACCCTGCCCACCTCGGTGCCGGGGACGATGACGTTGTCCTGGGTGTAG
- a CDS encoding Uma2 family endonuclease, translating into MYQPQVPADVVWPPTDLWSDEPPMESDWHRKQMQLLIDALESQWHDRQDFYCSGNLTVYYSLTQCKSEDFRGPDFFVVLGCERRERRSWTVWEEGGRLPNVIVEILSDSTAEIDRGLKKQIYQDVLRVPEYFWFDPQSGELCGFHLIEGRYEPLEANEQGWLWSAQLGLYFGVEAGRLRLISGEGAVIPTPAERAQQERERAEAAERQAQAESLRAEQEKQRAEQAEAQAQRLAERLRALGIDPQT; encoded by the coding sequence GTGTACCAGCCGCAAGTGCCGGCGGACGTTGTTTGGCCGCCCACCGATCTGTGGAGCGACGAGCCGCCGATGGAGTCCGACTGGCACCGCAAGCAGATGCAACTGCTCATCGACGCGCTCGAAAGCCAGTGGCACGACCGGCAGGACTTTTACTGCTCAGGCAACCTGACGGTTTACTACAGCCTCACCCAGTGCAAGTCCGAGGACTTTCGGGGACCGGACTTTTTCGTGGTCCTCGGTTGCGAGCGCCGGGAGCGGCGCAGCTGGACGGTCTGGGAAGAAGGCGGCCGCCTGCCCAACGTGATTGTCGAGATCCTCTCCGATTCGACCGCGGAGATCGACCGCGGGCTCAAAAAACAGATTTACCAGGATGTGCTGCGGGTACCGGAATACTTCTGGTTTGATCCGCAAAGTGGCGAGCTGTGCGGATTTCATCTGATCGAAGGTCGGTATGAGCCGCTGGAGGCGAACGAGCAAGGTTGGCTTTGGAGCGCGCAGTTGGGGTTGTACTTCGGGGTGGAGGCGGGTCGTTTGCGGCTTATCTCCGGCGAAGGAGCGGTGATCCCGACTCCGGCGGAGCGGGCGCAGCAGGAGCGAGAGCGCGCCGAAGCAGCCGAGCGACAGGCCCAAGCCGAAAGCCTGCGCGCCGAGCAAGAAAAGCAGCGCGCCGAGCAGGCCGAAGCGCAGGCGCAACGTCTGGCAGAGCGCTTGCGCGCCCTGGGTATCGATCCGCAGACCTGA
- a CDS encoding ABC transporter permease: MLKFVLRRLLLAIPVLLVVVTISFFLVRLAPGGPFMEERAYPPAVIEKLNAKYGLDKPLHEQYFNYMQRVILHLDLGPSTRYLDRTVGDVIAQGLPNSMILGGTAYLTALVLGMAAGIVAALRQNSGLDYGAMAVAVLGVSIPNFVLGPLLVIVLSLSLYWLPPARWGDLSHLILPALTLSALYTAYIARLTRSGLVEVLRSDYIRTARAKGLRESVVLLRHALKGSILPVVSYSGPALAFLLGGTIVVEKLFLIPGLGNFFIEAANARDSFIVVGVTLVVATLLIVLNLVVDIVYALIDPRIAYK, translated from the coding sequence ATGCTGAAGTTCGTGCTGCGCCGCCTGCTGCTTGCGATCCCCGTACTGCTCGTCGTGGTGACAATCAGCTTCTTTCTGGTGCGACTTGCGCCAGGCGGCCCCTTTATGGAAGAGCGCGCCTACCCGCCCGCAGTGATCGAGAAGCTCAACGCCAAGTACGGCCTGGATAAGCCCCTGCACGAGCAGTACTTCAACTATATGCAGCGGGTGATCTTGCACCTGGATCTGGGTCCTTCGACGCGCTACCTCGATCGCACCGTCGGGGACGTGATCGCCCAGGGGCTGCCCAATTCGATGATCCTGGGGGGAACCGCCTATCTGACGGCCCTGGTGCTGGGGATGGCAGCCGGGATCGTTGCCGCTCTGCGCCAGAACTCGGGGTTGGACTACGGAGCGATGGCCGTGGCGGTGCTCGGGGTATCGATTCCCAACTTCGTGCTGGGACCGCTCCTGGTCATCGTCCTTTCGCTGTCGCTCTACTGGCTTCCCCCGGCGCGCTGGGGGGATCTGTCGCACCTGATTTTGCCTGCTCTCACGCTCAGTGCCCTCTATACCGCCTACATCGCCCGGCTCACCCGCAGCGGCCTGGTGGAGGTGCTGCGCTCCGACTACATCCGCACCGCCCGCGCCAAGGGCCTGCGCGAGAGCGTCGTGCTGTTGCGCCACGCCCTCAAAGGCAGCATCCTGCCGGTGGTCTCCTACTCGGGACCGGCCCTCGCTTTTTTGCTGGGGGGCACAATTGTTGTGGAGAAACTTTTTTTGATCCCCGGCTTGGGTAACTTCTTTATCGAGGCGGCCAACGCCCGCGACAGTTTCATCGTCGTGGGGGTGACGCTGGTGGTTGCTACGTTGCTCATCGTCCTTAATCTGGTGGTCGATATCGTCTACGCCCTGATCGACCCGCGCATCGCCTATAAATAA
- the rnz gene encoding ribonuclease Z — protein MLLTFLGTSSGTPTRSRNVTSIALQLPQRASLWLFDCGEGTQHQVLRTPLRLSQLEKIFFTHLHGDHLFGLVGLLASRALGSAGTTPVTLYGPPGLQEYVRATLRYSDTHINYPIHFQTVEPGLILSEDGFTVLANALKHRIPAFGYSIIEHDQPGRFDAERAAQLGIPFGPLYGQLKAGRTVALPDGRTVDGRTLVGPERKGRKLTYCSDTIYTPSAVELALGADVLIHEATYCEADLNLAERGLHSTAAMAARVAREAKVRQLILTHFSPRYEAGLAALRTEAEAIFPKVLMAEDFWRYEIKPIEAQMPKALVEQ, from the coding sequence ATGTTGCTGACATTTTTGGGAACCAGCAGCGGTACGCCCACCCGCTCGCGCAACGTCACTTCGATCGCTTTGCAGTTACCGCAGCGGGCCAGCCTGTGGCTGTTCGACTGCGGCGAGGGCACCCAGCACCAGGTGCTGCGCACGCCCCTACGCCTCAGCCAACTCGAAAAAATCTTCTTCACCCACCTGCACGGGGATCACCTGTTCGGCCTGGTGGGACTGTTGGCTAGCCGCGCGCTGGGCAGTGCCGGCACCACGCCCGTGACGCTCTACGGCCCGCCGGGGTTGCAGGAGTACGTGCGCGCCACTCTACGCTACAGCGACACCCACATCAACTATCCAATCCACTTTCAGACCGTCGAGCCGGGTCTGATTCTGAGCGAAGACGGCTTCACGGTGCTCGCCAACGCCCTCAAGCACCGGATCCCGGCCTTCGGCTACAGCATCATCGAACACGACCAGCCCGGCCGCTTCGATGCGGAGCGGGCCGCCCAGCTGGGTATTCCCTTCGGCCCCCTGTACGGCCAGCTCAAGGCGGGCCGCACCGTGGCCCTTCCCGACGGCCGCACCGTGGACGGTCGCACGTTGGTCGGCCCCGAGCGCAAGGGCCGCAAGCTCACCTACTGCTCCGATACGATCTACACCCCCAGCGCCGTCGAACTGGCCCTGGGAGCCGACGTGCTCATCCATGAAGCAACTTACTGCGAAGCGGATCTGAATCTGGCGGAGCGTGGCTTGCATTCGACGGCGGCGATGGCCGCCCGGGTGGCCCGCGAAGCCAAAGTCCGGCAGCTCATCCTCACCCACTTCAGCCCCCGCTACGAGGCGGGCCTTGCCGCCCTGCGCACCGAGGCGGAGGCGATTTTTCCGAAGGTGCTGATGGCCGAAGATTTCTGGCGCTACGAGATCAAGCCGATCGAAGCGCAAATGCCGAAGGCTTTGGTGGAGCAGTAG